A single window of Arvicanthis niloticus isolate mArvNil1 chromosome X, mArvNil1.pat.X, whole genome shotgun sequence DNA harbors:
- the LOC117695008 gene encoding histone H2A-Bbd type 2/3-like translates to MPRNSGNSLRGSSSRHRRSRTSRAQLIFAVSLVEHHLREGGHARRLSETVPIFLAAILEFLTRRLLELAGNEAQRRGVQRRITPELLDVAVYSNTLLSEFFQFVTISRVAPAHD, encoded by the coding sequence ATGCCCAGGAATTCGGGGAACAGTCTTCGAGGGTCCTCATCTCGCCATCGTCGCTCCCGCACCTCCAGAGCCCAGCTGATCTTTGCCGTGAGCCTGGTGGAACACCATCTTAGGGAGGGCGGCCATGCCCGGAGGCTGAGTGAAACAGTGCCCATCTTCTTGGCAGCAATCCTGGAGTTCCTCACCCGCAGGCTGCTGGAGCTGGCAGGCAATGAGGCCCAACGCAGAGGTGTTCAGAGGCGCATCACTCCGGAGCTGCTGGATGTGGCAGTCTACAGCAATACTCTGCTCAGCGAATTCTTTCAGTTCGTCACCATCTCCCGGGTGGCCCCGGCTCATGACTAG